The proteins below are encoded in one region of Roseovarius bejariae:
- a CDS encoding DctP family TRAP transporter solute-binding subunit — protein sequence MKFLTAAAAALAMSVSATAVSAACDDGEIVVKFSHVTNTDKHPKGIAASLLEKRVNEEMDGKMCMEVFPNSTLYNDNKVLEAMLQGDVQLAAPSLSKFEKFTKKFRLFDLPFMFKDINAVDAFQASDNGQALLDSMQRRGLQGLAYWHNGMKQMSANVPLIEPSDANGLKFRVQSSDVLVAQMEAIGGSPQKMAFSEVYGALQQGVVDGQENTWSNIYGKKFFEVQDGITETNHGIIDYLVVTNIDWLNGLDEDVREQFLTILDEVTTTRNSESAKVNQEAKQAIIDAGGEVRQLNADQRAKWVETMKPVWEQFKGDVGQENIDAAQEINASM from the coding sequence ATGAAATTCCTGACCGCAGCTGCCGCGGCCCTGGCCATGAGCGTTTCGGCCACCGCCGTTTCCGCCGCCTGTGATGATGGCGAAATCGTCGTCAAGTTCAGCCACGTTACCAACACCGACAAGCACCCCAAGGGCATTGCCGCCTCGCTGCTGGAAAAGCGTGTGAACGAGGAAATGGACGGCAAGATGTGCATGGAGGTCTTCCCGAACTCCACCCTCTACAACGACAACAAGGTGCTCGAAGCCATGCTTCAGGGCGACGTGCAGCTCGCCGCGCCCTCGCTGTCGAAGTTCGAGAAGTTCACCAAGAAATTCCGCCTCTTCGACCTGCCGTTCATGTTCAAGGACATCAACGCCGTGGACGCCTTCCAGGCCTCCGACAACGGTCAGGCGCTTCTGGACTCCATGCAGCGCCGCGGCCTGCAAGGCCTGGCCTACTGGCACAACGGCATGAAACAGATGTCGGCCAACGTGCCGCTGATCGAACCGTCGGATGCCAATGGCCTCAAGTTCCGCGTGCAATCCTCTGACGTGCTGGTTGCCCAAATGGAAGCCATCGGCGGCAGCCCGCAGAAAATGGCCTTCTCCGAAGTTTACGGCGCGCTGCAACAGGGCGTTGTGGACGGGCAGGAAAACACCTGGTCCAACATCTACGGCAAGAAGTTCTTCGAGGTGCAGGACGGTATCACCGAGACCAACCACGGCATCATCGACTATCTCGTCGTGACCAACATCGACTGGCTCAATGGTCTGGATGAGGACGTGCGCGAGCAATTCCTAACCATCCTCGACGAGGTGACCACCACCCGCAACAGCGAGTCGGCCAAGGTCAACCAGGAGGCCAAGCAGGCGATCATCGACGCCGGTGGCGAAGTGCGCCAGCTGAACGCCGATCAGCGTGCCAAATGGGTCGAAACCATGAAGCCCGTCTGGGAGCAGTTCAAGGGTGACGTCGGCCAGGAAAACATCGACGCGGCGCAAGAGATCAACGCCAGCATGTAA
- a CDS encoding carnitinyl-CoA dehydratase codes for MSDAVKTEQREHVLEVTLDRPKANAIDLQTSRALGNVFKDFRDNPELRVAIITGAGEKFFCPGWDLKAAAEGDAVDGDYGAGGFGGLQELRGLNKPVIAAVNGICCGGGLEWALSADIILSADHAQFALPEIRSGTVADAASVKLPKRIPYHIAMEMLLTGRWIEAEEAHRWGMVNHLYPSDILMEKAREMADLLASGPPLVYAAIKEIVREAEALTFQDAMNRITKRQFGSVDVLYDSEDQLEGARAFAEKRDPVWKGR; via the coding sequence ATGAGCGATGCGGTAAAGACAGAGCAACGGGAGCATGTTCTGGAGGTGACACTGGACCGGCCCAAGGCCAATGCGATCGACCTGCAAACCAGCCGCGCGTTAGGAAATGTGTTTAAGGATTTCCGCGACAACCCGGAGCTTCGCGTGGCGATCATCACCGGCGCAGGGGAGAAATTTTTCTGTCCTGGCTGGGACTTGAAGGCCGCAGCGGAAGGCGACGCGGTAGATGGCGATTATGGCGCCGGCGGTTTTGGCGGCTTGCAGGAGTTAAGGGGTCTTAACAAGCCGGTCATCGCGGCGGTGAACGGGATTTGCTGTGGTGGCGGTCTGGAATGGGCGCTTTCGGCGGATATCATCCTGTCGGCGGATCACGCACAATTCGCCTTGCCCGAGATCAGGTCGGGCACGGTGGCGGACGCGGCAAGTGTTAAGCTACCCAAGCGCATCCCCTATCACATCGCCATGGAAATGCTGCTGACAGGGCGATGGATCGAGGCCGAGGAGGCACATCGTTGGGGCATGGTGAACCACCTGTATCCCTCTGATATTCTTATGGAAAAGGCACGCGAGATGGCCGACCTCCTGGCCAGTGGGCCGCCCTTGGTCTACGCCGCGATCAAGGAGATCGTGCGCGAAGCCGAGGCGTTAACCTTTCAGGACGCGATGAACCGGATCACCAAGCGGCAATTCGGTTCGGTGGATGTGCTGTATGACTCGGAAGATCAGCTTGAGGGCGCCCGCGCCTTCGCCGAAAAACGCGATCCGGTCTGGAAGGGACGTTAA
- a CDS encoding acyltransferase family protein, with translation MVSTPDPMPKGMLAAARWAAERTPENRNRAVDLYRAIAILFVILGHWLLVAAVMRDGKADLTILLSQQRWTHYVTWLFQVMPVFFFVGGFSNGLSWASARRDPEKARTWAATRLARLLKPTVPVVLVWAAAAFVATRLDVSPDLIGAASQAALVPIWFLAVYIMITMAVPLSYRLWERLGMWSVGLLFAGAIAVDSIAFGLDQQWLRWANYGFVWLGMHQLGYWWQQAKRPKSWALAFIALGAAWLYALIVHFGFPVAMVSVPGAEMSNTRPPTTAMLAVGSVQVGAILLLTGPASAWLRHARPWAWVILLNQMIMTIYLWHMTALIVAVVVAVQGLGGLGLGLEPGSGAWWAMRPLWLAIYAILLIPLVLAFVRFEAGSRATGANLPGPWQAMFGALMTCGGLVMMALSGLDAGNVLGVDLIAVGLVVAGVGVATIHPGRKSA, from the coding sequence ATGGTTTCCACCCCCGATCCAATGCCCAAGGGTATGCTCGCCGCTGCCCGCTGGGCCGCCGAGCGTACCCCCGAAAACCGTAACCGCGCCGTGGATCTCTATCGCGCTATCGCGATCCTCTTCGTCATCTTGGGGCATTGGCTTTTGGTGGCTGCCGTCATGCGTGACGGAAAGGCCGATCTGACCATCCTGCTGTCCCAACAACGCTGGACCCACTACGTCACATGGCTGTTTCAGGTCATGCCGGTGTTCTTCTTCGTGGGGGGCTTTTCCAACGGCCTGTCCTGGGCCTCTGCCCGGCGCGACCCCGAAAAGGCGCGCACATGGGCGGCCACCCGTCTGGCGCGGCTGCTGAAACCCACGGTGCCGGTGGTGCTGGTCTGGGCGGCGGCGGCTTTTGTCGCCACCCGCCTCGATGTCTCGCCCGATCTCATCGGCGCGGCCTCGCAGGCCGCACTTGTGCCGATCTGGTTTCTGGCCGTCTACATAATGATCACAATGGCCGTGCCGCTGTCCTACCGCCTTTGGGAGCGGCTTGGCATGTGGTCCGTGGGCTTGCTCTTTGCCGGGGCCATTGCCGTGGACTCCATCGCCTTTGGCCTTGATCAACAATGGCTGCGCTGGGCGAACTATGGCTTTGTCTGGCTCGGAATGCACCAGCTGGGCTATTGGTGGCAACAAGCCAAGCGGCCCAAATCATGGGCCTTGGCCTTCATCGCGCTCGGGGCCGCGTGGCTTTACGCCCTGATCGTGCACTTCGGCTTTCCCGTCGCCATGGTCAGCGTCCCGGGGGCCGAGATGTCCAACACGAGACCGCCGACAACCGCGATGCTGGCCGTGGGAAGCGTACAGGTGGGCGCTATTCTTCTGCTCACTGGCCCCGCTTCGGCATGGCTGCGTCATGCCCGGCCATGGGCTTGGGTGATCCTGCTCAACCAGATGATCATGACGATCTATCTTTGGCATATGACGGCCCTGATCGTCGCCGTCGTGGTCGCGGTGCAGGGCTTGGGCGGTCTCGGTCTGGGGCTGGAACCCGGCAGTGGCGCATGGTGGGCCATGCGCCCCCTGTGGCTGGCGATTTATGCGATCTTGCTCATCCCCCTTGTGCTGGCCTTCGTCCGGTTCGAGGCAGGCAGCCGCGCCACCGGCGCCAACCTGCCCGGGCCGTGGCAGGCCATGTTCGGCGCACTCATGACATGTGGTGGACTTGTGATGATGGCGCTCAGCGGGCTGGACGCGGGCAATGTTCTTGGGGTTGACCTGATTGCTGTCGGGCTGGTGGTTGCGGGGGTTGGCGTGGCAACCATCCATCCGGGTCGCAAATCCGCCTGA
- a CDS encoding sensor histidine kinase, with amino-acid sequence MTAESRLRIVVIALFLAAVAICAAGLWRYGYGQALHQLEKQGRADLALASDRFTGQLRRYQELAVLMAEHPTLARVSAGRDAQAARALLLEAADKTGAMGLAYADASGRILAQAGDTPRDLAQNEAFIRATQGALGVGYGRLGRQGQRAYIYAAPAFAADGLVRAALIVLVDIAELEWDWIGGQPPVFFTEQEEQIFVSNRSELLFWQARDAGPGYRPQGMPAPDFTAHDIAGHEVWQMDWGDYLPKRALHLTQNLPVIGMTGHALIDVAPARRLAVLQSLMFAVICLAFGAVILQITERRRTLARANAQLEQRVTERTYELTTTNRALRREIHERHEAEAALKKAQDDLVQAGKLSALGQISAGISHELNQPLMAIRQFADNGAQFLDRDKPEKASENLGRISALAARMARIIRNLRAFAKQESEPVARVDIVTVIEQALELSGARLKSDGVTVHWTPPDAPVYVMGGEVRLGQVLINLMSNAADAMSHSPTKEITLTVDAANPVIVEVRDTGPGIDEPEKIFDPFYSTKEVGSTEGMGLGLSISYGLVQSFGGDIKGRNAPDGGAIFRIELERAPRTSPAKDAA; translated from the coding sequence ATGACAGCCGAGTCTCGCCTGCGCATCGTGGTCATCGCCCTTTTCCTCGCCGCCGTCGCGATCTGCGCCGCCGGTCTGTGGCGCTATGGCTACGGACAGGCCCTGCACCAGTTGGAAAAACAAGGCCGCGCCGACCTCGCGCTTGCCTCCGACCGCTTCACCGGGCAACTCCGCCGCTATCAGGAACTCGCCGTTCTGATGGCCGAGCACCCCACGCTTGCCCGCGTTTCCGCCGGGCGCGATGCACAGGCCGCCCGTGCCTTGCTCCTTGAAGCGGCCGATAAAACCGGCGCCATGGGGCTTGCCTATGCCGATGCCAGTGGCCGCATCCTCGCGCAAGCGGGCGACACCCCCCGGGATCTTGCGCAGAACGAGGCCTTCATCCGGGCGACCCAAGGGGCGCTCGGCGTGGGCTACGGCCGCTTGGGCCGCCAAGGCCAGAGGGCCTATATCTACGCCGCCCCTGCCTTTGCCGCCGATGGCCTCGTGCGCGCCGCGCTGATCGTGCTGGTCGATATAGCAGAGCTGGAATGGGACTGGATCGGCGGTCAGCCGCCGGTGTTCTTTACCGAGCAAGAAGAGCAAATCTTCGTCTCCAACCGCTCCGAACTCCTTTTCTGGCAGGCGCGTGATGCGGGGCCGGGGTATCGCCCCCAAGGCATGCCCGCGCCTGACTTTACCGCACATGACATCGCTGGCCATGAAGTCTGGCAAATGGACTGGGGCGATTACCTGCCCAAACGCGCCCTGCACCTCACGCAAAACCTGCCTGTCATCGGCATGACCGGTCACGCGCTGATCGACGTCGCCCCGGCCCGCCGCCTTGCCGTCCTGCAAAGCCTGATGTTTGCCGTCATCTGCCTCGCCTTCGGTGCGGTCATCCTGCAAATCACCGAACGCCGCCGCACCCTGGCCCGCGCCAATGCGCAGCTTGAACAACGGGTCACCGAACGCACCTACGAACTGACCACGACCAACCGCGCCCTGCGGCGCGAAATTCATGAGCGGCACGAGGCCGAAGCGGCCCTGAAAAAAGCGCAGGACGATCTGGTTCAGGCGGGCAAGCTTTCGGCCCTCGGCCAGATCTCGGCAGGCATCAGTCACGAGCTTAATCAACCGCTCATGGCGATCCGCCAATTCGCCGACAACGGCGCGCAGTTCCTTGACCGTGACAAGCCCGAGAAAGCCAGCGAAAACCTTGGCCGCATCTCGGCGCTTGCCGCCCGCATGGCCCGGATCATCCGCAACCTGCGTGCCTTCGCCAAACAGGAAAGCGAGCCGGTGGCCCGTGTCGATATCGTCACCGTTATCGAACAGGCCCTCGAACTCTCGGGCGCGCGCCTCAAATCCGATGGCGTTACCGTTCATTGGACACCGCCCGACGCGCCCGTCTATGTCATGGGCGGCGAGGTCCGGCTGGGGCAGGTGCTTATCAACCTGATGTCCAACGCCGCCGACGCCATGTCGCATAGCCCGACCAAGGAAATCACCCTCACGGTCGATGCCGCCAACCCGGTGATCGTCGAAGTGCGCGACACCGGCCCCGGCATCGACGAGCCCGAGAAAATCTTCGATCCCTTCTACTCGACCAAGGAGGTCGGCAGCACCGAAGGGATGGGCCTTGGCCTGTCGATCTCTTATGGTCTGGTGCAAAGCTTCGGGGGCGACATCAAGGGGCGTAACGCCCCCGATGGCGGCGCCATCTTCCGCATCGAACTGGAACGCGCGCCACGAACCAGCCCCGCAAAGGACGCCGCATGA
- a CDS encoding TRAP transporter large permease has product MEVVLLFVMVVGLLLVGVPIAVSLGLSSTLFLLWFSESSLASIAQTLFEAFEGHFTLLAIPFFILASSFMTTGGVAQRIIRFSIACVGHLHGGLAIAGVFACMLFAALSGSSPATVVAIGSIVIAGMRQVGYTRDFAAGVIANAGTLGILIPPSIVMVVYAAAVEVSVGRMFLAGVIPGLLAGLMLMTTIYIMARLRNMPKGEWQGWGEIWASGREAGWGLFLIVIILGGIYGGIFTPTEAAAVAAVYAFFIASFVYKDMGPLATEGEGRNTSLFKKPQALITAFFHPDTKHTLFEAGKLTVTLLFVIANALILKHVLTDEQIPQQIASAMLSAGFGPVMFLVIVNVILLIGGQFMEPSGLLVIVAPLVFPIAIELGIDPIHLGIIMVVNMEIGMITPPVGLNLFVTSGVAGMPMMGVVRAALPFLAVLFVFLILITYVPWISTILPNTFMGPEIITN; this is encoded by the coding sequence ATGGAAGTGGTCCTTCTCTTTGTCATGGTCGTCGGCCTGCTGTTGGTCGGTGTGCCGATCGCGGTTTCGCTGGGCCTGTCGTCCACGCTTTTCCTTCTGTGGTTCTCGGAAAGCTCGCTGGCTTCCATCGCGCAAACGCTTTTTGAAGCCTTCGAAGGGCATTTCACCCTTCTGGCGATCCCCTTTTTCATCCTCGCGTCCAGCTTCATGACAACCGGCGGCGTGGCGCAGAGGATCATCCGGTTTTCCATCGCCTGCGTGGGGCACCTGCATGGCGGGCTGGCGATTGCAGGGGTCTTTGCCTGCATGCTTTTTGCCGCGCTGTCCGGCTCGTCCCCGGCCACGGTGGTCGCCATTGGCTCCATCGTCATCGCGGGGATGCGACAGGTGGGCTATACCCGCGACTTTGCCGCCGGTGTCATTGCCAACGCGGGCACGCTCGGGATTCTCATTCCGCCGTCGATCGTGATGGTGGTCTATGCCGCGGCGGTCGAGGTATCGGTCGGGCGCATGTTCTTGGCCGGGGTCATTCCCGGATTGCTGGCCGGGCTGATGCTGATGACCACGATCTACATCATGGCGCGCCTGCGCAACATGCCCAAGGGCGAATGGCAAGGCTGGGGAGAAATCTGGGCCTCGGGGCGCGAGGCCGGGTGGGGGCTGTTCCTGATCGTGATCATCCTTGGCGGCATTTACGGCGGTATCTTCACCCCGACCGAGGCCGCCGCCGTGGCCGCTGTCTATGCCTTCTTCATCGCCAGCTTCGTCTACAAGGACATGGGCCCACTGGCGACCGAGGGCGAGGGGCGCAACACATCGCTTTTCAAAAAGCCGCAGGCCCTGATCACGGCGTTCTTCCACCCCGATACCAAGCACACGTTGTTCGAGGCCGGCAAGCTGACGGTGACGCTGCTTTTCGTCATCGCCAACGCGCTCATCCTCAAGCACGTGCTGACCGATGAACAAATCCCGCAGCAAATCGCCTCGGCGATGCTCTCGGCGGGCTTCGGGCCGGTGATGTTCCTCGTGATTGTCAACGTGATCCTGCTCATCGGTGGGCAATTCATGGAGCCATCGGGCCTGCTGGTCATCGTGGCACCGCTGGTGTTTCCCATCGCGATCGAACTGGGGATCGATCCGATTCACCTGGGTATCATCATGGTGGTCAACATGGAAATCGGCATGATCACCCCGCCGGTGGGCCTCAATCTCTTCGTCACTTCGGGCGTGGCGGGGATGCCGATGATGGGCGTGGTGCGTGCCGCGCTGCCCTTCCTTGCGGTGCTCTTCGTGTTCCTGATCCTGATCACCTATGTGCCCTGGATCTCGACCATCCTGCCCAATACCTTCATGGGGCCGGAGATCATAACCAACTAG
- a CDS encoding TRAP transporter small permease — translation MQTARTFGDRIEETIIAALLGLMTVVTFANVVARYLFNSNILWALELTVFMFGWLVLLGASYAVKKHAHLGVDAIVNMVAPPVRKAMGLFSVGCCLVFSLLLLKGAYDYWAVFAELPPTTGRWFPTGFDWNARGQGWYEVQDIPMVAPLRFLEDLLNYGESYEKIPKAIPYIVLPVSMALLVFRFTQAALRILSGQADRLVASHEVEDDLNEARAGQAQDNGGQN, via the coding sequence ATGCAAACCGCACGCACATTCGGCGACAGGATCGAGGAAACGATCATCGCCGCGCTTCTGGGCCTGATGACGGTGGTGACCTTCGCCAATGTCGTCGCCCGATACCTGTTCAATTCAAACATTCTTTGGGCACTCGAACTGACCGTGTTCATGTTCGGCTGGCTGGTGCTTCTGGGCGCCTCCTATGCGGTCAAGAAACACGCCCATCTTGGCGTCGATGCCATTGTCAACATGGTGGCTCCACCGGTGCGCAAGGCGATGGGCCTGTTCTCGGTGGGCTGCTGCCTGGTGTTCTCGCTCCTGCTGCTCAAGGGGGCTTATGACTACTGGGCCGTCTTCGCCGAGCTGCCCCCCACCACGGGCCGCTGGTTCCCAACCGGGTTCGATTGGAATGCCCGCGGACAGGGCTGGTACGAGGTGCAGGACATCCCGATGGTGGCCCCCCTGCGCTTTCTCGAAGACCTGCTGAACTACGGCGAAAGCTACGAGAAGATTCCCAAGGCCATTCCCTATATCGTGCTGCCCGTCTCCATGGCGCTGCTGGTCTTCCGCTTTACACAGGCGGCCCTGCGCATCCTGAGTGGTCAGGCTGATCGTCTCGTGGCCAGCCACGAGGTCGAAGACGACTTGAACGAGGCCCGCGCAGGCCAGGCACAAGACAACGGAGGGCAAAACTGA
- a CDS encoding sigma-54-dependent transcriptional regulator produces MSQTPTKILLVDDDAAVREALTQTLDLNDLSTVPCGSFIEAKDHITRDFAGVILSDIRMPGRDGFYLLNHAHGLDPDLPVILLTGEGDIPMAVEAMGQGAFDFLEKPCAPDDLLPVLHRALQTRALVLENRRLKTQLETGDPAARMLFGTSQLAEDLRTRVRAVARMGTEALVTGPPGAGVSKVAEVIHLMTPNASGPFVKRPAATLDAAALDETLASAQGGSLFLDEIAALPGDAQYSLLERLEAGGTARVIAGTTADLSAAAQDGRFNAELYYRLDVMPVRIPALSERPEDIPVLFRHYVAQAAEQAGLPTPEIPPDHLSALMAQDWPGNARSLMSAAMRFTLGMPEETQGAAELGLAEQLARVERSLLAAALGRQNGRASEAAKALKLPRKTFYDKLARYGLKPEDFRR; encoded by the coding sequence ATGAGCCAGACCCCCACCAAGATCCTGCTGGTCGATGATGACGCCGCCGTGCGCGAGGCCCTCACCCAAACGCTGGACCTTAATGACCTCAGCACCGTGCCCTGCGGCTCTTTCATCGAGGCCAAGGATCACATCACCCGCGATTTCGCGGGGGTGATCCTGTCGGACATCCGCATGCCCGGCCGCGATGGGTTTTACTTGCTGAACCATGCCCACGGGCTCGACCCCGACCTGCCGGTGATCCTGCTGACGGGCGAGGGCGACATTCCCATGGCGGTCGAGGCCATGGGGCAGGGGGCCTTCGACTTCCTCGAAAAACCCTGCGCCCCCGATGACCTTCTGCCGGTGCTGCACCGCGCCCTGCAAACCCGCGCTCTGGTGCTGGAGAACCGCCGCCTGAAAACCCAGTTGGAAACCGGCGACCCGGCGGCGCGGATGCTGTTCGGCACCTCGCAACTGGCCGAGGATCTGCGCACCCGCGTCCGCGCCGTCGCTCGCATGGGAACCGAAGCCTTGGTCACCGGCCCGCCCGGCGCGGGGGTCTCGAAGGTGGCCGAGGTGATCCACCTCATGACGCCCAATGCCTCCGGTCCATTCGTCAAACGCCCCGCTGCCACGCTGGACGCCGCCGCGCTTGACGAAACGCTTGCCTCCGCACAGGGCGGCAGCCTGTTTCTTGATGAAATCGCCGCGCTGCCCGGCGATGCGCAATACAGCCTACTGGAACGGCTCGAGGCCGGCGGCACGGCGCGCGTCATCGCCGGCACCACCGCCGATCTGTCCGCCGCTGCACAAGACGGACGCTTCAACGCCGAGCTATACTATCGCCTCGATGTCATGCCGGTTCGCATTCCCGCGCTGTCCGAACGGCCCGAGGATATCCCGGTGCTCTTTCGCCATTACGTGGCGCAGGCCGCCGAGCAGGCGGGCCTGCCGACGCCGGAAATTCCGCCCGATCACCTTTCGGCGCTCATGGCGCAGGACTGGCCGGGGAATGCCCGCTCCCTCATGTCGGCGGCCATGCGCTTTACCCTCGGCATGCCCGAAGAAACCCAAGGGGCCGCCGAACTGGGCCTTGCCGAACAACTGGCCCGTGTCGAACGGTCCCTGCTGGCCGCCGCGCTTGGCCGCCAGAACGGCCGCGCCTCCGAGGCCGCCAAGGCCCTCAAACTGCCGCGCAAGACCTTCTACGACAAACTGGCGCGCTATGGCCTGAAGCCCGAGGACTTCCGCCGCTGA
- a CDS encoding sensor histidine kinase encodes MRLLVIALLPMLVLMPLLLGSAMLRWTGRVDDLLITKVNGDLTIADQYLQRLLENSGERLDAFAKSAALRDVMDRPAARRARLRTQRRALGLDFLYLTDGSTGPGDLHPTDWPVVQSALNKGQWGSVVDIMGQKTLTALDLGLGQQAAIQLVPTRAAVPTTRTIEDRGMVIHSAAPVTLPDGRPGALVGGLLLNRNLGFIDTINNLVYRDRSLPDGSQGTATLFLDDVRVSTNVRLFEGVRALGTRVSAEVRARVLGEGRTWLDRAFVVNDWYISAYQPITDSFGKRVGMLYVGFLETPFREAKTRSALTMGLIFLAIAALSIPIFLRWAGRIFGPLESMTKTIARVEGGDLTARNGPTGDSGEIAQVAGHLDDLLDQVQERDKQLRDWAESLERKVEDRTRDLREANRKLEDTTEQLIMSEKLATVGEITASVAHEINNPMAVIQGNLDVARSLLAEAEAEKVKTEFTLIDDQVYRIGAIVSKLLQFARPEEYSGEDALTCPADVVRDCLVLTAHQTEKAGVEVTTDLQSDRQVAMSRTELQQVMVNLIINAVHAMPGGGRLGISVWDSGDTVTIEVNDTGRGIAADVLKRIFDPFFTTKQAEGTGLGLSISQRLVARAGGEISATSTPGQGSRFTVTLPAA; translated from the coding sequence ATGCGCCTTCTGGTGATCGCGCTCTTGCCGATGCTGGTGCTGATGCCGCTTCTGCTGGGAAGTGCCATGCTACGCTGGACCGGGCGGGTGGATGACCTTCTGATCACCAAGGTCAACGGCGACCTGACAATCGCCGACCAATACCTGCAACGCCTGCTGGAAAACTCGGGCGAGCGTCTGGATGCCTTCGCCAAGTCCGCCGCCCTGCGCGACGTGATGGACCGCCCCGCCGCCCGCCGCGCGCGCTTGCGTACGCAGCGCCGCGCACTGGGCTTGGATTTTCTCTATCTCACCGATGGCAGCACGGGGCCCGGTGACCTGCATCCCACCGATTGGCCCGTGGTCCAATCCGCCCTGAACAAGGGGCAATGGGGCAGCGTGGTGGACATCATGGGGCAAAAGACCCTGACTGCCCTCGATCTCGGCCTTGGCCAGCAAGCCGCAATCCAACTCGTGCCAACCCGCGCCGCCGTGCCCACCACCCGCACAATCGAAGACCGTGGCATGGTGATCCACTCCGCCGCCCCCGTCACCTTGCCGGATGGTCGCCCCGGTGCGTTGGTGGGGGGGCTTTTGTTGAATCGCAACCTCGGGTTCATCGATACGATCAACAACCTTGTCTACCGTGATCGAAGCCTCCCCGATGGCAGCCAAGGCACCGCGACGCTGTTTCTGGATGATGTGCGCGTGTCCACCAACGTTCGCCTGTTCGAGGGCGTTCGCGCGCTGGGCACCCGCGTGTCCGCCGAGGTGCGCGCACGGGTTCTGGGCGAGGGTCGCACGTGGCTGGACCGTGCCTTCGTCGTCAACGATTGGTATATCTCGGCCTACCAACCCATTACCGACAGCTTCGGCAAGCGCGTTGGAATGCTCTATGTCGGTTTCCTCGAAACCCCCTTCCGCGAGGCCAAGACACGCTCGGCCCTCACGATGGGCCTGATCTTTCTGGCCATTGCCGCGCTATCGATTCCCATCTTCCTGCGCTGGGCCGGGCGCATCTTCGGCCCGCTGGAATCCATGACCAAAACCATCGCCCGGGTCGAAGGCGGCGACCTGACCGCCCGCAACGGTCCGACGGGTGACAGCGGTGAAATCGCGCAGGTGGCGGGCCACCTCGATGACCTGCTCGATCAGGTGCAGGAACGTGACAAACAACTCCGCGACTGGGCCGAAAGCCTTGAACGCAAGGTCGAGGACCGCACCCGTGACCTGCGCGAGGCCAACCGCAAACTCGAAGACACCACCGAACAGCTGATCATGTCGGAAAAACTCGCCACCGTGGGCGAAATCACCGCCAGCGTCGCCCATGAAATCAACAACCCCATGGCGGTGATCCAAGGCAACCTCGATGTCGCCCGCAGCCTTCTGGCCGAGGCCGAGGCCGAGAAGGTCAAGACCGAGTTCACCCTGATCGACGATCAGGTCTACCGCATCGGCGCCATCGTTTCGAAACTCCTGCAATTCGCGCGCCCCGAGGAGTATTCGGGCGAAGACGCCCTGACCTGTCCCGCCGACGTGGTCCGCGATTGCCTCGTCCTCACCGCGCACCAGACCGAGAAAGCGGGCGTCGAGGTCACGACCGATTTGCAAAGCGACCGGCAGGTGGCAATGTCGCGCACCGAATTACAGCAGGTCATGGTGAACCTGATCATCAACGCCGTCCACGCCATGCCCGGGGGCGGGCGACTTGGCATTTCGGTCTGGGATAGCGGGGATACAGTCACCATAGAAGTTAACGACACCGGGCGCGGCATCGCGGCGGATGTCCTCAAACGCATCTTCGATCCGTTCTTCACCACCAAGCAGGCCGAAGGTACCGGCCTTGGCCTGTCGATCAGTCAACGGCTGGTGGCCCGCGCCGGGGGCGAGATTTCGGCCACCTCCACCCCGGGGCAGGGCAGCCGCTTTACCGTCACGTTGCCCGCGGCGTGA